One window of the Candidatus Microbacterium colombiense genome contains the following:
- the guaB gene encoding IMP dehydrogenase, translating into MEQHDPFGFVGLTYDDVLLLPGHTDVIPSEADTSSRVTRRISVATPLLSSAMDTVTESRMAIAMAREGGIGILHRNLSIADQASQVDRVKRSESGMITDPITTTPDATVEEVDALCAQYRISGLPVVDPDGRLVGIITNRDMRFVSGFERQTTFVKDVMTSEGLVTAPVGVAAGEVIALFAKHRVEKLPLIDADGTLAGLITIKDFDKSEKYPLATKDDQGRLRVGAAIGFFGDAWERAEALRDAGVDVLVVDTANGQSQGVIDLVRRLKADESFAHIDIIGGNVATREGAQALIDAGVDAVKVGVGPGSICTTRVVAGVGVPQVTAVYEASLAARPAGIPVIADGGLQYSGDIAKALVAGADAVMLGSLLAGTDESPGEIVFQSGKQFKQYRGMGSLGAMQTRGKQTSYSKDRYFQADVPSDDKLIPEGIEGQVPYRGPVSAVAYQLVGGLRQSMFYVGARTIEELKLRGKFVRITSAGLKESHPHDVQIVVEAPNYKK; encoded by the coding sequence ATGGAACAGCACGACCCCTTCGGTTTCGTCGGACTGACGTACGACGACGTGCTGTTGCTTCCGGGGCACACAGATGTGATCCCCAGCGAGGCCGACACCTCGTCCCGCGTCACGCGGCGCATCTCCGTCGCCACGCCTCTGCTCTCGAGCGCCATGGACACCGTCACCGAGTCGCGAATGGCCATCGCGATGGCGCGCGAGGGGGGGATCGGCATCCTGCACCGCAACCTGTCGATCGCCGACCAGGCGTCGCAGGTCGACCGCGTCAAGCGCAGCGAGTCCGGCATGATCACCGACCCGATCACAACCACGCCCGACGCGACGGTCGAAGAGGTCGACGCGCTGTGCGCGCAGTACCGCATCTCGGGCCTTCCCGTGGTCGACCCGGACGGTCGACTGGTGGGCATCATCACCAACCGCGACATGCGCTTCGTCTCCGGCTTCGAGCGCCAGACCACCTTCGTCAAGGACGTCATGACCTCGGAGGGCCTCGTCACCGCGCCGGTCGGTGTGGCAGCCGGTGAGGTGATCGCGCTGTTCGCGAAGCACCGCGTCGAGAAGCTGCCGCTGATCGATGCCGACGGCACGCTCGCCGGGCTCATCACGATCAAGGACTTCGACAAGAGCGAGAAGTACCCCCTCGCGACGAAGGACGACCAGGGGCGCCTGCGCGTCGGCGCGGCCATCGGCTTCTTCGGCGACGCCTGGGAGCGCGCGGAGGCACTGCGCGACGCCGGCGTGGACGTGCTCGTCGTCGACACCGCGAACGGTCAGTCGCAGGGCGTGATCGATCTGGTCCGTCGCCTCAAGGCAGACGAATCGTTCGCACACATCGACATCATCGGCGGCAACGTGGCCACGCGCGAGGGCGCGCAGGCGCTCATCGACGCTGGTGTGGATGCCGTCAAGGTCGGCGTCGGACCCGGTTCGATCTGCACCACCCGCGTCGTCGCGGGCGTCGGAGTGCCGCAGGTCACGGCGGTCTATGAGGCCTCTCTCGCTGCGCGCCCCGCAGGAATTCCCGTGATCGCCGACGGCGGTCTGCAGTATTCGGGCGACATCGCCAAGGCGCTGGTCGCCGGAGCGGATGCCGTGATGTTGGGCTCGCTGCTCGCCGGTACCGACGAGTCGCCGGGTGAGATCGTCTTCCAGTCGGGCAAGCAGTTCAAGCAGTACCGCGGCATGGGCTCCCTCGGGGCCATGCAGACCCGCGGCAAGCAGACCTCGTACTCGAAGGACCGCTACTTCCAGGCCGACGTGCCCAGCGACGACAAGCTCATCCCCGAGGGCATCGAGGGGCAGGTGCCCTACAGGGGACCGGTCTCGGCGGTGGCCTACCAGCTGGTCGGGGGACTGCGTCAGTCCATGTTCTATGTGGGCGCTCGCACGATCGAGGAGCTCAAGCTGCGCGGCAAGTTCGTGCGCATCACCTCGGCCGGACTCAAGGAGTCGCACCCGCACGACGTGCAGATCGTCGTCGAGGCGCCCAACTACAAGAAGTAA
- a CDS encoding ATP-grasp domain-containing protein → MTTRVLVTGAGGPAGVAVIRSLLRRSDLTVFAADMDGWASGLYLVPAEQRRLIPPGRDDDFVPAIAKLVADDSLDLVISTVDVELVAVAGRREELAPAVLAAPSADTLNAALDKLILAERCAPTGFAPRTVLAGPDAESVDWEYPVFAKPRQGAGSRGIRLVPDRAALEALPTDEGLIVQDFLPGEEYSVDVIADAQGTVIAAVPRTRARVDSGVAIAGRTVRDPELEETAAALARAIGLVGVANVQLRRDRSGRAVLLEINPRFPGALPLTIAAGVDIPSLVVDLFLGKELPARVPFREVASVRFLEDVIVEVEDVLVSAHAGHQEE, encoded by the coding sequence ATGACGACGCGCGTTCTGGTCACGGGAGCCGGCGGACCTGCCGGAGTGGCGGTCATCCGGTCGCTTCTGCGCCGGTCGGATCTGACGGTGTTCGCCGCCGACATGGACGGCTGGGCGAGTGGGCTGTATCTGGTGCCGGCGGAGCAGCGGCGCCTCATCCCGCCGGGGCGCGACGACGACTTCGTGCCCGCGATCGCGAAGCTCGTGGCCGACGACTCGCTCGACCTCGTGATCTCGACCGTCGACGTCGAGCTCGTCGCCGTCGCCGGGCGCCGCGAGGAGCTCGCTCCCGCTGTGCTCGCCGCGCCCTCGGCAGACACGCTGAACGCGGCGCTCGACAAGCTCATCCTCGCTGAACGCTGCGCGCCCACCGGCTTCGCTCCGCGCACGGTGCTCGCAGGACCCGATGCGGAGAGCGTCGACTGGGAATACCCGGTCTTCGCCAAGCCGCGGCAGGGAGCGGGCAGCCGCGGCATCCGTCTGGTCCCCGATCGGGCCGCCCTCGAGGCGCTGCCCACCGATGAGGGCCTCATCGTGCAGGACTTCCTCCCGGGCGAGGAGTACTCCGTCGACGTGATCGCCGATGCGCAGGGCACCGTGATCGCTGCGGTGCCGCGCACGCGCGCGCGGGTGGATTCGGGAGTGGCCATCGCCGGACGCACCGTCCGCGATCCGGAACTCGAGGAGACCGCCGCCGCACTCGCGCGGGCGATCGGACTCGTCGGTGTCGCCAATGTGCAGTTGCGGCGTGATCGGTCCGGACGGGCCGTGCTGCTCGAGATCAATCCGCGTTTCCCCGGCGCCCTGCCGCTCACGATCGCGGCCGGCGTCGACATCCCGTCGCTCGTCGTCGATCTGTTCCTGGGCAAGGAGCTTCCCGCGCGCGTGCCGTTCCGCGAGGTCGCCTCCGTGCGCTTCCTGGAGGATGTGATCGTCGAGGTCGAAGACGTCCTGGTCTCCGCGCACGCGGGGCATCAGGAGGAATGA
- a CDS encoding branched-chain amino acid ABC transporter permease: MDFGSIFGNTASYLFSPTTIAYALAATGLAVHFGYTGLLNFGMAAFMAVGAYGYAISILTFGFPWWAGVLVGVLAGAAFALVLGIPTLRLRADYLAIATIATAEVVRLLFVTELFKDWTNSAGGLSGYHQSFRDANPFPPGTYGFGPWTYNENDLWVRVVGLFALALAVLVVWALMRSPWGRVLKGIREDEDAVRSLGKNVFAYKMQALVVGGVIGALGGIVFVLPSAVIPGSYSTSLTFFLWTILLLGGAATVFGPTLGAVLFWVVFAFLGALLPAMANAGYLPMSGAQADVVRYIVIGIVLMLIVIFRPQGILGNKREMTFVK; the protein is encoded by the coding sequence ATGGACTTCGGAAGCATCTTCGGCAACACAGCCTCCTATCTGTTCAGCCCGACGACGATCGCGTACGCGTTGGCGGCGACGGGTCTAGCGGTGCACTTCGGCTACACCGGTCTGCTGAACTTCGGCATGGCCGCCTTCATGGCGGTCGGCGCCTACGGCTACGCGATCTCGATCCTCACCTTCGGCTTCCCGTGGTGGGCCGGCGTTCTCGTCGGTGTGCTCGCCGGCGCCGCGTTCGCCCTGGTGCTCGGCATCCCGACGCTGCGCCTGCGCGCGGACTACCTCGCCATCGCCACCATCGCCACGGCGGAGGTCGTGCGTCTGCTGTTCGTGACCGAGCTGTTCAAGGACTGGACGAACTCGGCCGGTGGGCTCTCGGGCTACCACCAGAGCTTCCGCGACGCGAACCCGTTCCCTCCGGGAACGTACGGCTTCGGTCCGTGGACGTACAACGAGAACGACCTGTGGGTGCGCGTCGTCGGACTTTTCGCTCTCGCGCTCGCGGTGCTCGTCGTCTGGGCGCTCATGCGCAGCCCCTGGGGCCGCGTGCTCAAGGGCATCCGTGAAGACGAAGACGCCGTGCGCTCGCTGGGCAAGAACGTCTTCGCCTACAAGATGCAGGCGCTCGTCGTCGGTGGCGTGATCGGCGCCCTCGGAGGCATCGTCTTCGTGCTGCCGTCGGCCGTGATCCCCGGCAGCTACTCGACGTCGCTGACGTTCTTCCTGTGGACCATCCTCCTCCTGGGCGGCGCGGCCACGGTCTTCGGACCCACATTGGGCGCCGTCCTGTTCTGGGTCGTGTTCGCCTTCCTCGGCGCACTCCTCCCCGCCATGGCGAACGCCGGCTACCTGCCCATGTCGGGCGCGCAGGCCGACGTGGTGCGCTACATCGTGATCGGCATCGTGCTGATGCTGATCGTCATTTTCCGCCCCCAGGGGATCCTCGGAAACAAGAGGGAGATGACCTTTGTCAAGTGA
- a CDS encoding PHP domain-containing protein yields MAHEVLRGDHHVHSTFSDDAVSTLAENVEAAAARGLTRLRLVDHVRRSTTWVPEYLAAVRALDVPDGLTVLSGVEAKVLNAAGDLDIPALPGGIDRILIADHQFPGVDGPLGPTAVRERIAAGWAPDDVLDQFVSALISSMTRYPGNQLAHCFSILPKIGLAERQLGSERLQAWAEAAASTNTLVEVNEKWGCPEPSTLRALRTAGAELVASTDSHVATDVGRYDRVKTLLDDAGLL; encoded by the coding sequence ATGGCCCACGAGGTGCTGCGCGGCGACCATCACGTGCACTCGACGTTCTCCGACGATGCGGTCTCGACGCTTGCCGAGAACGTCGAGGCCGCGGCGGCCCGCGGGCTCACTCGTCTACGCCTGGTCGACCATGTGCGCCGGAGCACGACGTGGGTGCCCGAGTACCTCGCCGCCGTGCGGGCGCTCGACGTGCCCGACGGACTCACCGTGCTCAGTGGTGTCGAGGCGAAGGTGCTCAACGCCGCGGGGGATCTCGACATCCCCGCATTGCCGGGCGGGATCGATCGGATCCTCATCGCCGACCATCAGTTCCCCGGCGTCGACGGACCTCTCGGTCCGACGGCGGTGCGCGAGCGGATCGCGGCCGGATGGGCGCCGGATGACGTCCTGGACCAGTTCGTGTCGGCTCTGATCAGCTCGATGACCCGGTATCCGGGCAACCAGCTGGCGCACTGCTTCTCGATCCTGCCCAAGATCGGCCTCGCCGAACGGCAGCTGGGCTCCGAGCGCCTCCAGGCGTGGGCCGAGGCAGCAGCCTCGACGAACACGCTCGTCGAGGTGAACGAGAAGTGGGGATGCCCCGAACCCTCGACGTTGCGTGCGCTGCGCACGGCGGGGGCGGAGCTCGTCGCATCGACGGACAGCCACGTCGCCACCGACGTCGGTCGATACGACAGGGTCAAGACTCTGCTGGATGACGCGGGGCTACTCTGA
- a CDS encoding glycosyltransferase yields MAELTWLETAFVIFLLICVFVGTLPVINTGLQFLTLPLHAFRNHYAKAAPYHPRIAVIIPAWNEGLVIGPAIERLLQLEYPAERLRVFVVDDASTDDTPDIVTAKAATYPGRVVHLRREVGGEGKAHTLNHGLDIVLADEWTEAVLIMDADVIFAKDSLRKLSRHLSDEKVGAVTAYIAEGSRDRNYLTRFIAIEYVIGQLAARRTQNVGGAIACLAGGAQLHSRANLEAIGGRIPTGTLAEDTMTTFEGQLKGRRMVFEPHAVVFAEEPRTIDALWKQRLRWGRGNVQLTSIYRKLWFRPSRVHNLGSFPFGLAWFTILLLPAFMLLAAGALLTLLILHSDIAEFVFRFMWIAAACIYLFSILFAVQLDTRIGRQSWREALMFPGLGALILMAIALFPWLFERGLAEIGWGLTDQTRFTWAVIFYLWGPISMLGIWLARAVEKLPGGRFFAGLLLYICGYGSLLCAITVDSYIKEWRRADASWIKTEKIGRVDS; encoded by the coding sequence ATGGCCGAGCTCACCTGGCTCGAGACCGCGTTCGTGATCTTCCTGCTGATCTGCGTTTTCGTGGGCACTCTGCCCGTGATCAACACGGGACTGCAGTTCCTCACCCTTCCGCTGCACGCCTTCCGCAACCACTACGCCAAGGCGGCGCCGTATCACCCGCGCATCGCCGTGATCATCCCGGCGTGGAATGAAGGCCTCGTCATCGGCCCGGCGATCGAGCGCCTGCTGCAGCTGGAGTACCCGGCCGAGCGGCTGCGCGTCTTCGTGGTCGATGACGCCTCGACGGACGACACCCCCGACATCGTCACGGCGAAGGCCGCGACCTACCCCGGGCGCGTGGTCCACCTGCGACGCGAGGTCGGAGGCGAGGGCAAGGCGCACACGCTCAATCACGGTCTCGACATCGTGCTCGCCGACGAGTGGACCGAGGCGGTCCTGATCATGGACGCCGACGTCATCTTCGCGAAGGACTCGTTGCGCAAGCTCAGCAGGCACCTCTCGGATGAGAAGGTCGGTGCCGTCACCGCCTACATCGCCGAGGGCAGCCGCGACCGCAACTACCTCACCCGCTTCATCGCGATCGAGTACGTGATCGGTCAGCTCGCGGCGCGGCGCACGCAGAACGTCGGGGGAGCGATCGCCTGCCTGGCGGGCGGGGCGCAATTGCACTCGCGCGCCAACCTGGAGGCGATCGGCGGGCGGATCCCGACCGGAACCCTGGCCGAAGACACCATGACCACCTTCGAGGGGCAGCTGAAGGGCCGCCGGATGGTGTTCGAGCCGCACGCCGTCGTGTTCGCCGAGGAACCCCGCACGATCGATGCGCTCTGGAAGCAGCGCCTGCGATGGGGGCGCGGCAATGTGCAACTCACCTCGATCTACCGCAAGCTGTGGTTCCGTCCGAGCCGTGTGCACAACCTCGGCAGCTTCCCCTTCGGCCTCGCCTGGTTCACCATCCTGCTGCTGCCGGCATTCATGCTGCTCGCCGCGGGGGCACTCCTGACGCTGCTCATCCTCCACAGCGATATCGCGGAGTTCGTGTTCCGCTTCATGTGGATCGCGGCCGCGTGCATCTACCTGTTCTCCATCCTCTTCGCAGTACAGCTCGACACCCGCATCGGGCGGCAATCCTGGCGTGAGGCGTTGATGTTCCCCGGGCTCGGCGCGTTGATCCTGATGGCCATCGCGCTGTTCCCCTGGCTCTTCGAGCGAGGACTCGCCGAGATCGGATGGGGGCTGACCGATCAGACCCGCTTCACCTGGGCGGTGATCTTCTACCTCTGGGGCCCGATCTCGATGCTCGGCATCTGGCTCGCCCGAGCGGTGGAGAAGCTGCCGGGTGGGCGGTTCTTCGCAGGTCTTCTGCTCTACATCTGCGGATACGGATCGCTGCTCTGCGCGATCACGGTGGACTCCTACATCAAGGAATGGCGTCGGGCCGATGCCTCATGGATCAAGACTGAGAAGATCGGACGGGTCGACTCATGA
- a CDS encoding branched-chain amino acid ABC transporter permease, with product MGPTALAVHRKRRPWVVAFLGILIALSAFLLQPGVSASAETTDDGQDVTDFYFAGVVTNADEPVEGVVMSIDGNGFEAETETDAEGKWRLYVPEKETYTLTVDESTLPDGVIVDASQLPEGIQPVSGTTASFELEFGLTGTKIVNFFLGAGERVTVSFVDQLLSRLVGGLNFGLLLGLASMGAALIYGTTRLSNFAHGEMVTWGAVVALLFTTFWQLPLWLGIIAAVIGGAALGWALDAGLWKPLRRRGLGVVQLMIVSIGLSLALRYGLQYIIGGNTYQLPGASPTPIRLGPISLSYIDMIGMGTSIIVILGVAFFLTRTRTGKATRAISDNPSLAAASGIDVDKVIRTVWILAGALAAISGILWAYFRPGVKWDMGMQMLLLMFCAITLGGLGSAIGALIGSIIVGLAVEVSTLFGVPSDLKYATALVALIVILLVRPQGILGRKERLG from the coding sequence GTGGGACCCACAGCACTCGCCGTGCACCGAAAGCGTCGCCCCTGGGTGGTCGCCTTCCTCGGCATCCTGATCGCTCTATCGGCATTCCTGTTGCAACCCGGTGTCTCGGCGTCCGCCGAGACGACGGACGACGGCCAGGATGTCACCGACTTCTACTTCGCGGGCGTGGTCACCAACGCCGATGAGCCCGTCGAGGGCGTCGTCATGTCGATCGACGGAAACGGCTTCGAGGCCGAGACCGAGACCGACGCCGAAGGCAAGTGGCGTCTGTACGTGCCCGAGAAGGAGACGTACACGCTCACGGTCGATGAATCGACGCTGCCGGACGGGGTCATCGTCGACGCCTCCCAGCTGCCCGAGGGGATCCAACCCGTGTCGGGCACGACCGCGTCGTTCGAACTGGAGTTCGGTCTCACCGGCACGAAGATCGTGAACTTCTTCCTCGGTGCCGGTGAGCGAGTCACCGTGTCGTTCGTCGATCAGCTGCTGTCGCGTCTCGTCGGAGGACTGAACTTCGGCCTCCTGCTGGGCCTTGCCTCGATGGGCGCCGCGCTCATCTACGGGACCACGCGTCTGTCGAACTTCGCCCACGGCGAGATGGTCACCTGGGGCGCGGTCGTCGCTCTGCTGTTCACCACGTTCTGGCAGCTGCCGCTCTGGCTCGGCATCATCGCCGCCGTGATCGGCGGTGCCGCCCTCGGGTGGGCGTTGGATGCCGGGCTCTGGAAGCCGCTCCGACGGCGTGGCCTCGGTGTCGTGCAGCTCATGATCGTGAGCATCGGTCTCTCGCTCGCCCTCCGTTACGGACTGCAGTACATCATCGGCGGCAACACCTACCAGCTGCCCGGTGCGAGCCCGACGCCGATCCGTCTCGGTCCGATCTCGCTGTCGTATATCGACATGATCGGCATGGGCACCAGCATCATCGTGATCCTGGGTGTCGCCTTCTTCCTGACCCGGACGCGAACCGGCAAGGCGACCAGGGCGATCTCGGACAACCCGTCGCTCGCGGCCGCATCCGGCATCGATGTCGACAAGGTGATCCGCACGGTGTGGATCCTGGCCGGCGCGCTGGCCGCGATCTCCGGCATCCTGTGGGCGTACTTCCGCCCCGGCGTCAAGTGGGACATGGGCATGCAGATGCTGCTGCTGATGTTCTGCGCGATCACGCTCGGCGGTCTCGGTTCCGCGATCGGCGCGCTGATCGGCTCGATCATCGTCGGACTCGCGGTCGAGGTGTCGACGCTCTTCGGAGTCCCTTCCGACCTCAAGTACGCCACCGCTCTCGTCGCACTGATCGTGATCCTGCTCGTACGACCGCAGGGCATCCTCGGACGCAAGGAAAGGTTGGGCTGA
- a CDS encoding ATP-binding protein → MNAATPLDRAENRWYQLFDNPSPLLKQSPTAIAIVVAALVAWLNPDLAFTQGLAALAGIFLVLLATAHSAVLSGLRVYEGWVVLIIPMIDILGLGLFRAGTGGASSIFGSLVLLPVVWIAAAPGIRWVFVVGGLTSIALLMPYFASPPDTAIEWLRGVVGPLVFSAMAAVVNELSRQQRVRAEQAEELVAERTAALKGNVAVLVQLREKEMQYRALVESYESLWSSITAQAVIGTDYSGRITAWNPGAERLLGLTYAEAMDDVPIDRFFPDAVLTMLAQDNPGPAHPLASPDLAQGIQALFARVDAEQIVDGDLAIATAGGTVVPARVTVSPYQDGAGAHQGYLLVVTDESRAVEVARMKDEFVGMISHELRTPLSAIIGFLDLLQNDPGQPLTEDQQEFVGIIERNAQRLLNLVGDLLFTAQVESGRFPLDRAEADVIDIVRSAVTSAGPHAQREGITLTADLPDAAVPLMIDAGRIGQAVDNLLSNAIKFTPAGGSVTAGVRLVDGGVELRVRDTGVGIPEDEQGMLFTRFFRASTATQNAVPGVGLGLTITRAIVIAHGGVMDLTSEEGVGTEFRFTLPSAPRTEVLTTLSLPE, encoded by the coding sequence GTGAACGCCGCGACGCCGCTGGATCGCGCCGAGAACCGCTGGTACCAGCTGTTCGACAACCCCAGTCCGCTGCTCAAGCAGTCGCCGACGGCGATCGCGATCGTGGTCGCCGCGCTCGTCGCCTGGCTCAATCCCGACCTCGCCTTCACGCAGGGTCTCGCAGCGCTCGCCGGCATCTTCCTGGTGCTGCTGGCGACAGCTCATTCGGCCGTCCTCAGCGGGCTACGAGTGTACGAGGGCTGGGTCGTGCTCATCATCCCCATGATCGACATCCTCGGTCTGGGGCTCTTCCGTGCGGGGACCGGTGGGGCGTCGTCGATCTTCGGTTCGCTCGTCCTCCTGCCGGTGGTCTGGATCGCCGCAGCTCCCGGCATCCGCTGGGTGTTCGTCGTGGGAGGGCTGACGTCGATCGCCCTGCTCATGCCGTACTTCGCCAGCCCGCCGGACACGGCCATCGAGTGGCTGCGCGGTGTCGTCGGCCCTCTCGTGTTCTCGGCCATGGCCGCGGTCGTCAACGAACTCTCTCGGCAGCAGCGCGTGCGCGCCGAACAGGCTGAAGAGCTCGTCGCCGAGCGCACGGCGGCGCTGAAGGGCAACGTGGCCGTGCTCGTGCAATTGCGCGAGAAGGAGATGCAGTACCGCGCGCTCGTGGAGTCGTACGAAAGTCTGTGGTCGTCGATCACCGCTCAAGCCGTGATCGGCACCGACTACTCCGGACGCATCACGGCATGGAACCCCGGCGCGGAACGGCTGCTCGGTCTCACCTACGCCGAGGCCATGGACGATGTGCCCATCGACCGATTCTTCCCGGATGCCGTGCTGACGATGTTGGCGCAGGACAACCCAGGACCTGCGCATCCGCTCGCATCGCCCGATCTGGCCCAGGGCATCCAGGCGCTGTTCGCGCGGGTCGACGCCGAGCAGATCGTCGATGGAGACCTGGCGATAGCGACCGCGGGTGGCACCGTCGTGCCCGCCCGGGTGACGGTCAGTCCGTATCAGGACGGCGCAGGCGCTCATCAGGGATACCTGCTCGTGGTGACGGACGAGAGCCGGGCTGTCGAGGTCGCTCGTATGAAGGACGAGTTCGTGGGGATGATCTCGCACGAGCTGAGAACCCCGCTGAGCGCGATCATCGGTTTCCTCGATCTGCTGCAGAACGATCCGGGGCAGCCGCTCACGGAGGACCAGCAGGAGTTCGTCGGGATCATCGAGCGCAATGCCCAGCGTCTGCTCAATCTCGTCGGCGACCTGTTGTTCACCGCGCAGGTTGAGTCCGGTCGATTCCCGCTCGATCGGGCAGAGGCCGACGTGATCGACATCGTGCGATCGGCGGTGACGTCGGCCGGTCCGCATGCGCAGCGCGAGGGGATCACACTGACGGCGGACCTCCCGGACGCGGCGGTGCCGCTGATGATCGACGCGGGGCGCATCGGTCAGGCCGTCGACAACCTGCTCTCCAACGCCATCAAGTTCACGCCGGCCGGCGGCAGCGTCACCGCCGGGGTACGACTCGTCGACGGGGGAGTGGAGCTGCGGGTGCGCGACACCGGCGTCGGCATCCCGGAGGATGAGCAGGGGATGCTGTTCACCCGCTTCTTCCGGGCATCCACGGCGACGCAGAACGCGGTGCCCGGAGTCGGATTGGGGCTCACGATCACGCGCGCCATCGTCATCGCGCACGGGGGCGTCATGGATCTGACGAGCGAGGAGGGCGTCGGCACAGAGTTCCGCTTCACGCTTCCCTCCGCGCCGCGCACGGAGGTGTTGACCACGCTCAGCCTGCCCGAGTGA
- a CDS encoding response regulator yields MTGRPLALVVEDSADQTALLRRYLDREGFEVHIAIDAEAAIAAFSDIDPAVAVVDLLLPGVSGAECARLIRERFPDCFLVISSVLDTTDYPPADAALPKPLTGADVHRILAGVPR; encoded by the coding sequence ATGACCGGACGGCCGCTCGCCCTCGTGGTCGAGGACAGTGCCGATCAGACCGCCCTGCTGCGCCGCTACCTCGACAGGGAGGGGTTCGAGGTGCACATCGCCATCGATGCGGAGGCCGCGATCGCCGCGTTCTCGGACATCGATCCTGCTGTCGCCGTCGTCGACCTCCTCCTGCCCGGAGTCTCGGGCGCGGAATGCGCGCGTCTGATCCGCGAGCGATTCCCGGACTGCTTCCTCGTGATCAGCTCGGTGCTCGACACGACCGACTATCCGCCGGCGGATGCGGCGCTGCCCAAGCCCCTCACCGGCGCGGACGTGCACCGCATCCTCGCGGGAGTCCCGCGGTGA
- a CDS encoding response regulator produces MTLDAPRVLVVDDDPDVALLVKTVLERRAGCTVDVAGDGRSALEKVAEVRPDVVVTDIEMPGLSGIELLAELRRLIPGVPVIVMTAHVSVDYAVSALRAQADEFLTKPLDNARLVETITRLVEEGRRRQAESRPKNVVLAIGAHPDDVEIGVGGLLSAHSQAGDDVTILTLSRGARGGDADSRQNESLASAEILGARLFLKDLVDTEISGGGATVRLIEEVVREIQPTIVYTHSQNDRHQDHRAVSEATIVATRRVGTVACYQSPSSTIDFRPTRFVRIDQYLEQKLRLLECFQSQTASRDYLNPDFVSATARYWSRFGGGLAVEPLEVVRETAEFVGAHELSRRES; encoded by the coding sequence ATGACACTGGACGCACCCCGCGTACTCGTCGTCGATGACGACCCGGACGTCGCACTGCTCGTGAAGACGGTGCTCGAGCGACGAGCCGGCTGCACCGTCGACGTCGCCGGCGATGGACGCTCCGCGCTGGAGAAGGTCGCCGAGGTGCGCCCCGACGTCGTGGTCACCGACATCGAGATGCCGGGACTGAGCGGCATCGAGCTGCTCGCCGAACTGCGACGGCTGATCCCGGGGGTTCCCGTCATCGTGATGACCGCCCATGTGTCGGTCGACTATGCGGTGTCGGCGTTGCGCGCCCAGGCAGACGAGTTCCTCACCAAGCCGCTCGACAACGCTCGCCTGGTCGAGACGATCACCCGTCTCGTCGAAGAAGGACGCCGCCGTCAGGCCGAGAGCCGTCCGAAGAACGTCGTGCTCGCGATCGGGGCGCATCCGGATGACGTCGAGATCGGCGTCGGTGGGCTGCTGTCCGCGCACTCCCAGGCCGGTGACGACGTGACGATTCTCACGCTCTCGCGTGGCGCGCGTGGGGGTGACGCTGACAGTCGGCAGAACGAGTCCCTCGCGTCGGCCGAGATCCTCGGTGCACGGCTGTTCCTGAAAGACCTCGTCGACACGGAGATCTCCGGCGGCGGTGCGACTGTTCGCCTCATCGAAGAGGTCGTCCGCGAGATCCAGCCGACGATCGTCTACACGCACTCGCAGAATGATCGGCATCAGGACCACCGCGCGGTGAGCGAGGCGACGATCGTCGCCACCCGTCGCGTGGGGACGGTCGCGTGCTACCAGAGCCCCTCGTCGACCATCGACTTCCGGCCGACGCGCTTCGTCCGCATCGACCAGTACCTCGAGCAGAAGCTGCGTCTCCTGGAGTGCTTCCAGTCACAGACCGCGAGCCGGGACTACCTCAACCCCGACTTCGTCAGCGCCACCGCACGGTATTGGTCCCGCTTCGGCGGCGGCCTGGCGGTCGAGCCGTTGGAGGTCGTTCGGGAGACAGCGGAGTTCGTCGGTGCGCACGAGCTCTCGAGACGGGAGAGCTGA
- a CDS encoding DUF2277 domain-containing protein, protein MCRNILPLNNLEPAATDQECHDAALQFVRKIAGTTKPSRVNQAVFDEAVEEIARAARLLLDGLVTTAPPKRREDEAAKRQARSAERYEAIRLYQQEKRAARAAS, encoded by the coding sequence ATGTGCCGCAACATCCTCCCGCTGAACAACCTCGAGCCCGCAGCGACCGACCAGGAGTGCCACGACGCTGCTCTGCAGTTCGTGCGGAAGATCGCCGGGACGACGAAGCCGTCTCGGGTCAACCAGGCCGTGTTCGACGAGGCTGTCGAGGAGATCGCGCGGGCCGCCCGGCTACTGCTGGACGGCCTCGTGACGACCGCCCCTCCCAAACGGCGCGAAGACGAAGCCGCCAAGAGGCAGGCGCGATCGGCGGAACGGTATGAGGCGATCCGGCTCTACCAACAGGAGAAACGTGCGGCTCGCGCGGCATCCTGA